Proteins from a genomic interval of Chitinophagaceae bacterium:
- a CDS encoding N-acetyltransferase: MINIAFSFEKDIEFQNVLALYENAGWTAYTSNPKKLQQAINQSFFVITAWHGTQLVGFLRAVGDGLTIIYIQDIIVLDSFRRKGIGKEMIRKTLDKFNDVRQILLLTDNTQSTIAFYESVGLQQTKNLKLASFIRLKN; the protein is encoded by the coding sequence ATGATCAACATAGCTTTTAGTTTTGAAAAAGATATTGAATTTCAAAATGTTCTTGCTCTTTATGAAAATGCAGGATGGACTGCATATACTTCAAATCCAAAGAAATTACAACAAGCAATAAATCAATCATTTTTTGTGATAACTGCATGGCATGGAACACAGCTTGTTGGATTTTTGCGAGCTGTTGGTGACGGTCTGACAATAATTTATATTCAGGACATTATAGTTTTAGACAGCTTTCGTAGGAAAGGGATTGGAAAAGAGATGATTAGAAAGACTTTGGATAAATTTAACGATGTAAGACAAATATTACTCCTTACAGACAATACACAAAGTACAATTGCATTTTATGAAAGTGTGGGACTTCAACAAACAAAAAACTTAAAATTAGCCTCATTCATCCGTCTTAAAAACTAG
- a CDS encoding NAD(P)-dependent alcohol dehydrogenase: MRAVVYEKYGPPEVAQLMEVPKPLPKDNEVLIQVYASTVNRTDAGFRSAEYFISRFWTGLFRPKNKILGCEFAGIIEDIGKDVTTFKIGDKVFGFNDKTSGGHGEYLTIAETDAVTTMPENLSFDEAAALTEGSHYALVNIRAAKVEAGQNVLVYGATGAIGSSAVQLLKHFGANVTALCNTKNVELVKSLGADVVIDYQIQDFTQTENTFQFIFDAVGKSSFKQCKPLLAEKGIYISTELGKNGENIFLALTTPFLSKKKVLFPIPSISKEDVNFLKELAEKGAFKPVIDRHYSLDQIVEAYRYVETGQKTGNVVIKVM, from the coding sequence ATGAGAGCAGTTGTTTATGAAAAATATGGACCGCCGGAAGTTGCCCAATTAATGGAAGTTCCTAAGCCGTTACCAAAGGATAATGAAGTATTAATTCAGGTTTATGCATCTACAGTTAACCGTACAGATGCCGGTTTTCGGAGTGCAGAATATTTTATTTCTCGATTTTGGACCGGATTATTTCGACCTAAAAATAAGATTTTAGGATGTGAGTTTGCCGGTATCATTGAAGACATAGGAAAGGATGTAACAACTTTCAAAATAGGGGATAAAGTTTTTGGTTTTAATGACAAAACCTCCGGAGGACACGGAGAGTATTTAACAATTGCTGAAACAGATGCAGTAACAACGATGCCTGAAAACTTAAGTTTTGATGAAGCGGCTGCACTTACGGAAGGATCACATTATGCCTTAGTGAATATTAGAGCGGCAAAGGTTGAAGCCGGACAAAATGTTTTAGTCTATGGAGCAACGGGTGCAATCGGTTCTTCAGCAGTTCAACTCTTAAAACACTTTGGAGCAAATGTAACGGCTCTTTGTAATACAAAAAATGTAGAACTGGTAAAATCATTAGGAGCAGATGTGGTGATTGACTATCAAATACAGGATTTTACGCAGACAGAAAATACATTTCAATTCATTTTTGATGCGGTCGGCAAAAGTTCATTTAAGCAATGCAAGCCTTTGTTAGCCGAAAAAGGCATCTATATTTCAACAGAATTAGGAAAAAATGGAGAGAATATATTTTTGGCACTTACAACACCATTTCTAAGTAAAAAAAAGGTTCTTTTCCCAATCCCGTCTATTAGCAAAGAGGATGTTAATTTTTTAAAAGAATTAGCAGAAAAAGGAGCTTTCAAACCTGTAATTGACAGACATTATTCACTTGATCAAATCGTGGAAGCATACAGATATGTTGAAACCGGTCAAAAAACAGGAAATGTAGTGATAAAAGTAATGTGA
- a CDS encoding T9SS C-terminal target domain-containing protein produces MKKFIFLPLLCIICIFSVNKLKAQGVPNDAAVNNVYTMGTIAIPNINPHVVTALIINAGTTAMSNLPVTLTVSGANSFTNTQTISNLAVGDSVIVTFDGYTSTNTGTNTVNVSIPSDGNNANNSISVTQTVNNNSYNYAYGPVAAGGAGFNGAEGQIAVKFTTNTPISIDAVNISFNVANQSFQVGIWDASGAGNSPGSVIYTSPSQNSVMGANTVTINPGINVSGTFYVGILQKSTTNMGLNYQVESPLRSNTFYASSPIGGSWTDFANIVDFRIMLEPVFSPAQAVDDAAVSNIYTMGTIAIPFANPHEVSARITNTGTTPINNLPVTLDVTGANTFSDTQTIASLDPGNSAIVTFDSYSSTNTGVNEITVTVPDDANNNNNSLMVNQIVTNDSYNYAYGTNSDGGAGFNGAQGEIAVKFNTSLATTINEVKTFFDVANEPYLLKIWDDGGPGGTPGTVLYTSSSQISGVGANTVSVTPPLNVDGTFYVGVAQTTTTNVSLSFQNEIPLRSQTFYAATPIGGNWIDLAGAVDFKVMIEPVFQPCSPPGQPTEITGNTSMCEGSTATYSISTIAEATSYTWNLPSGWTGTSTTNTISATAGSSGGNITVTANNSCGSSDTLSFAVTVNSLPAQPSAISGDIDVCEGVAVTYTVDTVAGATSYIWDLPSGWSGTSSNDNITVTTGSNSGSIQVSASNSCGAGPSQSLSVNINSPAVNLNNFENVCIDAEPFNLTGGSPSGGTYSGSGVSDGVFSPALAGIGTHTLTYSYNDGNCTGNATQNIIVEQCTHIEEKSIANSLTIMPNPVNDRLNIQFYNEYTSNSIIKIYSAEGRLIFSENVLPMAAYEKVIEVSGFAKGLYFIQVLSEEGAVNKKVVVH; encoded by the coding sequence ATGAAAAAATTTATCTTTTTACCCTTATTATGCATAATTTGCATATTCTCAGTTAATAAATTAAAAGCTCAGGGTGTACCTAATGATGCGGCCGTTAATAATGTGTATACCATGGGAACCATTGCTATACCCAATATAAATCCGCATGTTGTTACAGCCCTTATAATAAACGCAGGAACAACTGCTATGAGTAATTTACCGGTTACCCTGACTGTAAGCGGGGCAAACTCATTTACAAATACGCAAACTATTTCCAACTTAGCAGTTGGCGATAGTGTAATTGTTACTTTTGATGGTTATACATCCACAAATACGGGTACCAACACTGTTAATGTTTCCATACCGTCAGATGGTAATAATGCGAACAATTCAATTTCAGTAACACAAACTGTAAATAACAACTCCTACAATTATGCTTACGGGCCTGTCGCAGCCGGGGGAGCAGGTTTCAATGGGGCAGAAGGACAAATAGCTGTTAAGTTTACTACAAATACCCCCATATCAATTGATGCAGTTAATATATCTTTTAATGTAGCCAATCAGTCTTTTCAGGTGGGTATTTGGGATGCAAGTGGTGCCGGAAATTCACCGGGCTCTGTCATATATACATCTCCTTCTCAAAATTCAGTAATGGGTGCAAATACTGTTACTATAAATCCCGGTATAAATGTCAGCGGCACTTTTTATGTAGGTATTCTTCAAAAGAGTACAACTAATATGGGATTAAATTATCAGGTAGAATCACCATTGAGATCAAACACATTTTATGCTTCTTCTCCAATTGGCGGCTCCTGGACTGATTTTGCAAATATAGTTGACTTTAGAATAATGCTGGAGCCGGTATTTAGTCCGGCACAAGCCGTAGATGATGCAGCAGTCAGTAATATTTATACAATGGGCACTATTGCTATTCCTTTTGCAAATCCGCATGAGGTTTCTGCACGTATTACAAATACAGGAACCACTCCAATAAATAACTTACCTGTTACTTTAGATGTTACGGGGGCAAATACTTTCTCCGATACACAAACTATTGCAAGTCTGGATCCGGGAAATTCTGCAATTGTAACTTTTGACAGTTATTCATCTACAAATACCGGTGTAAATGAAATTACAGTTACTGTTCCTGACGATGCTAATAATAATAACAATTCACTAATGGTTAATCAAATTGTGACTAATGATTCATATAATTATGCTTATGGTACAAACTCTGATGGTGGTGCAGGTTTCAACGGAGCTCAAGGAGAAATTGCTGTAAAATTTAATACAAGCCTTGCCACTACAATTAATGAGGTTAAAACATTCTTTGATGTAGCCAATGAGCCTTATCTATTAAAAATTTGGGATGATGGTGGTCCGGGCGGTACTCCTGGAACAGTTTTATATACTTCATCAAGTCAAATATCAGGAGTTGGTGCAAATACTGTGTCTGTAACCCCACCATTAAATGTAGATGGTACTTTTTATGTCGGCGTTGCACAAACAACAACAACGAATGTGTCATTGAGCTTTCAGAATGAAATCCCTTTGCGTTCTCAAACATTTTATGCAGCAACACCAATTGGTGGTAACTGGATTGATTTAGCAGGGGCTGTCGATTTTAAAGTAATGATAGAACCGGTATTTCAACCCTGCTCACCACCCGGCCAACCCACAGAAATAACAGGAAATACTTCCATGTGCGAAGGTTCTACTGCTACATATTCTATATCGACTATAGCCGAAGCAACTTCTTATACATGGAATTTACCTTCCGGATGGACAGGAACATCCACAACTAATACAATATCAGCTACTGCCGGTTCAAGTGGTGGTAACATTACTGTTACGGCTAACAACTCATGTGGTAGCAGTGATACATTAAGTTTTGCAGTAACTGTTAATTCATTGCCCGCACAGCCAAGTGCAATTAGTGGAGATATTGATGTCTGTGAAGGAGTTGCAGTGACTTATACAGTTGATACTGTTGCAGGTGCTACTTCATATATTTGGGATTTGCCTTCCGGATGGAGCGGTACATCTTCAAACGATAATATTACCGTAACAACAGGCAGTAATAGCGGATCTATACAAGTGTCTGCTTCAAATAGTTGTGGCGCAGGTCCTTCGCAATCACTTTCAGTTAATATAAATTCACCGGCGGTAAACCTGAATAATTTTGAAAATGTATGTATAGATGCAGAGCCTTTTAATCTTACCGGAGGTTCTCCTTCTGGTGGAACATATTCCGGTTCAGGAGTGTCAGATGGTGTTTTCTCTCCTGCATTAGCAGGAATTGGAACACATACCTTAACTTATTCTTATAATGATGGAAATTGTACCGGTAATGCTACACAAAATATAATTGTTGAGCAATGTACACATATTGAAGAGAAATCAATTGCTAATAGTCTTACCATCATGCCAAACCCGGTGAATGACAGGCTTAATATTCAGTTTTATAATGAATACACCTCTAATTCTATTATTAAAATCTATTCTGCTGAGGGGAGACTGATTTTTTCTGAAAATGTTCTTCCAATGGCAGCTTATGAAAAAGTAATAGAAGTAAGCGGATTTGCTAAAGGTTTATATTTTATTCAAGTATTATCTGAAGAAGGAGCTGTCAATAAAAAAGTTGTTGTTCATTAG
- a CDS encoding SDR family NAD(P)-dependent oxidoreductase — MKNRTVLITGTTSGIGKAAAHIFAKNDCTLIMACRNMEKGREVLEEVKKASGNEQVNLMQLDVSSQMSVKNFCKVFKEKYNKLDNLIHNAAYFNHGSPYKLSEDNLEMTFATNVFGPFLLTMLLRDLLKQSDDARILHAGSNIIKHFFNPKLKINFSNLRGENPDDPAYKVYDYYRNSKMALLMLSLKMSREFKADGIQVNCLQINGAQMSKSALQKVTPGYRMIAHIQNLFFPPTSFMAGIYYELSVSERFKGMSGKLFNHKMEVMIPGKEKPGLPDIIKQLAGSAIYPLYAENKVVQDELWELCNSLTGVHSHQG, encoded by the coding sequence ATGAAAAACAGAACCGTACTCATAACCGGTACAACTTCCGGAATTGGAAAAGCTGCGGCACACATTTTTGCGAAAAATGACTGCACGCTTATTATGGCTTGCAGAAATATGGAAAAAGGAAGAGAAGTGCTTGAGGAAGTTAAAAAAGCTTCCGGAAATGAACAGGTAAATCTCATGCAGCTTGATGTTTCATCTCAGATGTCTGTAAAGAATTTTTGCAAGGTATTTAAGGAGAAATATAATAAACTCGACAACCTCATTCACAATGCTGCTTACTTTAACCATGGAAGTCCTTATAAATTAAGTGAGGATAACCTGGAAATGACTTTTGCAACAAATGTTTTTGGCCCCTTCCTTTTAACCATGTTGCTTAGGGACTTGTTAAAACAGTCAGATGATGCCCGCATACTTCATGCCGGCAGTAATATTATAAAACATTTTTTTAATCCGAAACTTAAAATTAATTTCAGCAATCTGCGTGGAGAAAACCCGGATGATCCTGCATATAAGGTTTACGACTATTACAGGAACTCTAAAATGGCTTTATTGATGTTAAGCTTAAAAATGTCCCGAGAATTTAAGGCCGATGGAATTCAGGTTAACTGTTTACAAATTAACGGAGCACAAATGTCGAAATCCGCATTGCAAAAGGTAACACCTGGATACCGAATGATAGCACATATTCAAAACCTGTTTTTCCCGCCTACATCTTTTATGGCAGGGATTTATTATGAATTAAGTGTTTCAGAACGCTTTAAAGGAATGAGCGGTAAATTGTTTAATCATAAAATGGAAGTAATGATCCCGGGCAAAGAAAAACCCGGTTTACCGGATATAATCAAACAGCTTGCAGGCTCTGCTATCTACCCTTTGTATGCAGAAAATAAAGTGGTTCAGGATGAATTGTGGGAGCTATGTAATTCCCTTACCGGTGTACATTCACATCAAGGCTAA
- a CDS encoding helix-turn-helix domain-containing protein — translation MKIKVIKTEQEYKKALARLDEIFDAPVHSKEGDEAELLTLLIEKYEDERYPIDAPDPIEAIRFRMEQMNMSNKDLAEVIGYKSRVSEILNRKRKLSLNMIRLLHKKLRIPYESLLAEY, via the coding sequence ATGAAAATTAAAGTAATTAAAACTGAACAAGAATACAAAAAGGCATTAGCGAGGCTTGATGAAATTTTCGATGCACCTGTTCATTCTAAAGAAGGTGATGAAGCCGAACTATTAACCCTTCTGATTGAAAAATATGAAGATGAACGTTATCCAATAGACGCACCGGATCCTATTGAGGCTATTAGATTTCGAATGGAACAAATGAATATGAGTAATAAAGACTTAGCAGAAGTGATTGGATACAAAAGCAGGGTGTCAGAAATTTTGAATCGAAAGAGAAAACTGTCTTTAAACATGATAAGACTACTGCATAAAAAATTAAGAATACCTTATGAATCTTTGTTAGCAGAATATTAA